The proteins below come from a single Candidatus Nanoarchaeia archaeon genomic window:
- a CDS encoding carbamoyltransferase: MYILGISCYYHDASAALLKDGAIIAAAEEERFTRKKHDTSFPINAITYCLKQENISVNDISYIGFYEKPFLKFERVLHQHLQGFPWSFKTFLASMPSWINEKLRVPKTVRKKLKYHGPILFIEHHLAHAASSFLVSPFAKAAVLTVDGVGEWTTTAYGIAEGNDITLLKEIKFPSSLGLLYSTITAYLGFSVNNSEYKVMGLSPYGTMDRKNNPYYGKLRKVIDIKGDGSFRFDMSYFTYHYADRMPSRKLCALLDGQIRKKESEITQRHKDIAAALQMLLEDIMTKMLNHLHQETKCDSLVLGGGVALNSVYNGKILRNTPFKHIWIQPNASDGGTSIGAASYIYHTLLGNERTYVLKDAYLGPGFSASDIKEFLQENKIRYHELKDRNEIIEKTAKLIHDNRVVGWFQGRMEWGPRALGARSILSNALNPKMQEILNLKVKHRERFRPFAPVVCEDDALKYFECDSPIPEPTDFMLMVYPVKKQWAPKIPAVTHVDGSGRLQTIRRHQNPLYYDLIKVFGRIAGIPILINTSFNIRGEPVVCTPYDAYKCMMGTGIDDLIIGNFLIRRSENPKDIWNSEEYAND, encoded by the coding sequence ATGTACATTCTCGGAATAAGCTGTTACTATCACGACGCATCAGCAGCGCTCCTGAAAGACGGAGCTATTATAGCTGCAGCAGAAGAGGAGCGGTTCACAAGGAAAAAGCACGACACTTCTTTCCCAATCAATGCAATCACGTACTGCCTGAAACAAGAAAACATATCAGTCAACGACATAAGCTACATCGGATTTTATGAAAAACCGTTCCTAAAATTTGAGCGAGTCCTCCACCAGCACTTACAGGGATTCCCATGGAGTTTTAAGACATTTCTTGCCTCAATGCCGTCTTGGATCAATGAAAAGCTTCGTGTACCAAAGACTGTCAGGAAAAAGCTTAAATACCACGGTCCCATACTGTTCATCGAGCACCATCTTGCGCACGCTGCAAGCTCATTCTTAGTAAGCCCATTCGCAAAAGCAGCGGTTCTTACAGTAGACGGAGTCGGCGAATGGACCACGACTGCATATGGCATTGCAGAAGGAAATGATATTACCCTCCTTAAGGAGATTAAATTCCCCAGCTCCCTTGGCCTGCTCTACTCAACCATCACAGCCTATCTTGGGTTCAGCGTCAATAATTCTGAATACAAGGTCATGGGCCTTTCTCCCTATGGAACGATGGACAGGAAAAATAATCCCTACTATGGAAAGCTCAGAAAAGTCATTGATATCAAGGGAGACGGAAGCTTTAGGTTTGACATGAGCTACTTCACATACCATTATGCAGACAGGATGCCTTCCAGGAAGCTTTGCGCTCTTCTTGATGGCCAGATCCGGAAGAAAGAGTCTGAAATAACACAGCGCCATAAGGATATAGCGGCGGCTCTTCAAATGCTCTTGGAAGACATTATGACAAAAATGCTCAATCACCTCCACCAGGAAACAAAATGCGACAGCCTTGTTCTTGGAGGAGGAGTTGCATTAAACAGCGTCTACAATGGAAAAATTCTTCGAAATACCCCTTTCAAGCATATCTGGATACAGCCAAACGCATCAGATGGAGGGACAAGCATCGGTGCTGCTTCGTATATTTATCATACCCTGCTCGGGAATGAGAGAACGTATGTTCTCAAAGACGCATACCTCGGTCCAGGGTTTTCAGCATCCGATATTAAGGAATTCCTTCAGGAAAACAAAATCAGGTATCATGAGCTCAAGGACAGAAACGAAATCATAGAAAAGACCGCGAAGCTCATTCATGACAATCGTGTCGTTGGTTGGTTTCAGGGAAGGATGGAATGGGGACCAAGGGCCCTAGGCGCAAGATCCATCCTCTCAAACGCCCTTAACCCCAAGATGCAGGAAATACTCAATCTCAAGGTTAAGCACAGGGAGAGATTCAGACCCTTTGCCCCGGTTGTCTGCGAAGATGACGCTTTGAAATATTTTGAATGTGACTCGCCGATACCAGAGCCAACAGATTTCATGCTGATGGTGTATCCTGTCAAAAAGCAATGGGCACCGAAAATCCCTGCAGTGACGCACGTCGATGGCTCGGGCCGCCTGCAGACCATCCGACGCCATCAAAACCCACTTTATTATGATCTCATCAAGGTGTTTGGCAGGATCGCGGGGATTCCCATCCTCATCAATACCTCATTCAACATCCGGGGAGAGCCAGTTGTCTGCACACCCTATGACGCGTACAAGTGCATGATGGGAACAGGAATCGATGATCTCATCATCGGTAATTTTCTGATCAGGAGAAGCGAGAACCCGAAAGACATATGGAACAGCGAGGAGTACGCAAATGATTAG
- a CDS encoding SGNH/GDSL hydrolase family protein — protein sequence MIRGDINKKKSFLLNIIILIVTISFLLIISEVALRAIVPYSSLFKYSKDLEYEMRPNKHIKFNTFEFKTDVQTNSIGLRDKEYGEKDEDTFRILGLGDSFAFGQGVQLNGTFLKLLEEKLNKDDDRMQFEVINAGVPGYDTKRELEYLQKKGKDLSPDLILLTFVLNDPLSNSGVFYYTAIPNNALRYLPFHSFGFLATRFKNLRYSLNKFGLNVTSSYKSYCNNETSTKWGTILMMKNPPEFVDQAWNKTYAMLRNVSILARRSNSNFVIVLLPLKQHVFPDTADACLKISDYDFDIPSKILKKFSQEHNVQFIDLTPEFKKFEITQIYLKVDNHLTREGHRIVADYIYKNLINGHHLVRIPNAVPLQT from the coding sequence ATGATTAGAGGAGATATCAATAAGAAAAAAAGCTTTCTCCTCAATATAATCATACTTATCGTAACAATAAGCTTCCTTCTGATAATTTCTGAGGTTGCATTAAGGGCTATTGTTCCCTATTCATCCCTCTTCAAGTATTCTAAAGATTTAGAATATGAAATGAGACCCAACAAACATATAAAATTTAATACATTCGAATTCAAAACAGACGTTCAAACAAACTCTATAGGTTTACGCGATAAAGAATATGGTGAAAAAGATGAAGATACTTTCAGAATACTGGGATTAGGGGATTCATTTGCCTTTGGGCAAGGAGTTCAATTAAATGGAACATTCCTTAAATTGCTAGAGGAAAAACTGAACAAAGATGATGATAGGATGCAATTCGAGGTGATTAATGCCGGAGTTCCAGGTTATGACACAAAAAGGGAACTCGAATATCTTCAGAAAAAAGGTAAGGATTTAAGTCCAGATCTTATACTATTGACCTTTGTATTGAATGATCCCTTAAGTAACTCGGGAGTATTTTACTACACAGCCATCCCTAACAATGCACTGAGATATCTGCCCTTCCATTCATTTGGTTTCCTCGCCACAAGATTCAAGAATCTCAGGTATTCTCTAAACAAATTTGGGCTTAATGTAACCTCTTCATATAAGAGTTATTGCAATAATGAAACCTCCACAAAATGGGGGACTATCCTTATGATGAAAAATCCTCCTGAATTCGTGGATCAAGCATGGAATAAAACCTATGCTATGCTGAGGAACGTCTCCATTCTGGCCAGGCGAAGCAATAGTAACTTTGTCATAGTTCTTTTGCCATTAAAACAGCACGTATTTCCAGATACAGCCGATGCCTGCTTAAAGATTAGTGACTATGATTTTGATATCCCTTCAAAAATTCTTAAAAAGTTCTCCCAGGAACATAATGTACAATTTATAGACCTCACTCCTGAATTCAAGAAATTTGAGATAACACAAATATATCTCAAAGTGGACAACCACCTTACCAGGGAAGGGCATAGAATCGTTGCCGACTATATCTACAAAAATTTAATAAATGGCCATCATCTGGTAAGAATACCCAATGCAGTTCCTCTGCAAACGTAA
- a CDS encoding radical SAM protein, with amino-acid sequence MARVLLLYPSIMEQEFGELGLPLSTLYIASALEKKGHEVRFIEGRYNPGWKEEFEDQLINWKPLCVGVSSMTGPQLIGAVDATKMTKKLCPSAKIVWGGVHASLVPKKTMESGYPDMIVVGEGEETFVNLVDAIEHASPLREVSGIWYRQGGDILYTSPAPLANVNEIPEPAYHLVDMEKYIMHPGNIKEERVLPLVTSRGCTFRCGFCYNLQFNQQKWRATSAEQVVEQIKKLVSQYNLTGIYLRDDLFFINRHRVKKICELIIRENLSLDFYNADIRADYICMLDKEYLELLRKAGFKTFYVGAESGSQYILDKLHKDLTVEQILKANQVLKGTGIDATFGFMGGLPFERDEDIRATLKIMAQIKKDNPKTNVGYYIFVPYPGTPLFDLGVREGWTKLPERLEEWNFDWQNPERPWLSIKKRKLLKDISNTVSFCLCLNPDRYGSWVLKLGTKTLFNIILFRIKHNFFGMLFERYLIAAFMHLNIRRRGILRQRPDLVKRTQSVAPAVEEGA; translated from the coding sequence ATGGCCAGAGTCCTTCTTTTGTATCCTAGTATTATGGAACAGGAATTTGGTGAGTTGGGACTTCCGCTTTCCACGCTGTATATTGCCAGTGCGCTAGAAAAAAAGGGGCATGAGGTTCGATTTATCGAGGGAAGGTATAATCCAGGATGGAAAGAGGAATTTGAGGACCAGCTGATTAACTGGAAACCTCTTTGTGTTGGCGTATCCTCTATGACCGGACCTCAGTTAATTGGTGCAGTTGATGCTACAAAAATGACAAAAAAACTATGCCCCTCTGCAAAGATTGTTTGGGGAGGAGTTCATGCCAGTCTTGTCCCTAAAAAGACCATGGAATCCGGCTATCCCGACATGATTGTTGTAGGAGAAGGCGAGGAAACGTTTGTGAATCTTGTAGACGCAATTGAGCATGCCTCTCCACTCAGGGAAGTCAGTGGGATATGGTATCGGCAAGGAGGGGACATTCTTTATACATCCCCCGCGCCTCTTGCCAATGTCAATGAGATCCCAGAGCCTGCATATCATCTTGTTGACATGGAAAAATATATTATGCACCCAGGAAACATCAAGGAGGAGCGAGTGTTGCCGCTGGTGACAAGCAGAGGGTGCACGTTTCGGTGCGGGTTCTGCTACAATCTCCAATTCAATCAGCAAAAATGGAGGGCGACTTCTGCTGAACAGGTTGTAGAACAGATTAAGAAACTTGTTTCACAGTACAACCTCACAGGGATTTATTTGCGTGATGACCTCTTCTTTATCAATAGGCACCGAGTGAAGAAAATTTGTGAATTGATTATTCGAGAAAACCTGAGCCTCGATTTTTATAATGCGGATATCCGGGCAGACTATATTTGTATGCTTGATAAGGAGTACCTTGAGCTCTTGAGAAAAGCCGGATTTAAAACATTTTACGTCGGGGCTGAGTCTGGGTCTCAGTATATATTAGATAAGCTTCATAAGGATCTCACGGTAGAACAGATTCTAAAGGCTAACCAAGTTCTAAAGGGTACAGGGATAGATGCTACGTTTGGGTTTATGGGTGGGCTTCCCTTTGAGAGGGATGAGGATATTAGGGCAACATTGAAAATCATGGCACAGATAAAAAAGGATAATCCTAAGACCAATGTTGGCTATTACATATTTGTTCCCTATCCCGGGACACCATTATTTGATCTGGGCGTTCGTGAAGGATGGACGAAACTGCCTGAACGGCTTGAGGAGTGGAACTTTGACTGGCAGAATCCTGAGAGGCCTTGGCTCTCCATAAAAAAAAGAAAGTTGCTTAAGGATATCAGCAATACTGTTTCTTTTTGCCTTTGCCTCAATCCCGACCGATATGGCTCGTGGGTTCTTAAATTAGGAACAAAGACCCTGTTCAATATTATCCTTTTTAGGATTAAGCATAATTTTTTTGGAATGCTGTTTGAGAGGTATCTTATCGCAGCATTCATGCATTTGAATATCAGGAGGAGAGGGATTCTACGGCAACGACCCGATCTTGTGAAGAGAACTCAATCCGTGGCTCCTGCTGTCGAGGAAGGTGCTTAA
- a CDS encoding flippase → MTTLSRKIVQNTSWLFLAEVIGNIFSFVLIVIIARYLGDAGLGVYSFAFAYANVFVLFTNFGMTTLMIGKLSKDLSKAQKYVNNISLFKFVLSAFVLGIAIMGSLFVNDNNNAGATILIILFAVFVYYFGLIFAALLQSAFRMEYEAIAKIAERFLALVLGWYLLSRGFDVVYLALVILVSHVSYFGILYLGSKQIVRRIKPEFDFKFWKQAFIEGVPFWFSIVFMSLYFQIDILMVSFLRDYAIAGQYGAANKLVVSFNFIPTVVLTVLFPAMSRLFHTNMGHLILLFRRAMKYLIIIILPIAFGTTLLAKRIILFMYGEQFSSSIILLKILIWAEAFLFIVYLLGFLLNAADMQKKFMYATGLGILLNMIINILLIPKFGAVGASIGTVSTAFCIFIMLGYYVRRLGIKLRFFRALAKPLIACMIMSILIFALYELPIPVLVPLSSVVYLGILYLFREIGREELDLLKILLKD, encoded by the coding sequence ATGACAACCCTCAGCAGAAAGATTGTCCAGAACACTTCGTGGTTGTTTCTGGCGGAGGTTATAGGAAATATTTTCTCCTTTGTACTTATTGTTATTATTGCGAGGTACTTGGGGGATGCTGGCTTGGGAGTGTACTCTTTTGCATTTGCTTACGCAAACGTTTTCGTCCTTTTCACAAATTTTGGCATGACTACTTTAATGATAGGAAAACTTTCTAAGGATCTGTCAAAAGCACAGAAATACGTAAATAACATTAGCTTGTTCAAATTCGTATTAAGCGCCTTTGTCCTAGGCATTGCAATAATGGGTTCTCTATTCGTTAATGACAATAATAATGCGGGTGCTACCATCTTAATCATACTGTTTGCGGTGTTTGTTTATTATTTTGGATTGATTTTTGCTGCATTGCTGCAATCGGCTTTCAGAATGGAATATGAAGCAATTGCTAAAATTGCCGAGAGATTTCTTGCCTTGGTTCTTGGGTGGTATTTGTTGAGCAGAGGGTTTGATGTTGTTTATTTGGCATTGGTGATTCTTGTGTCCCATGTATCCTACTTCGGGATATTGTATCTTGGATCAAAGCAGATTGTCAGGAGGATTAAGCCTGAATTTGACTTTAAGTTCTGGAAACAGGCGTTTATCGAAGGGGTTCCTTTTTGGTTTAGTATCGTCTTTATGTCCTTGTATTTCCAGATTGATATATTGATGGTTTCCTTTCTCAGAGATTATGCGATTGCTGGACAGTATGGGGCCGCAAATAAGCTTGTTGTCAGCTTCAATTTCATACCTACTGTGGTTTTGACTGTCTTATTTCCTGCAATGAGTCGACTCTTTCATACAAATATGGGGCATTTGATCTTGTTATTTAGAAGGGCAATGAAATACCTTATTATCATTATACTCCCTATAGCATTCGGAACCACTCTATTGGCCAAGAGGATTATCCTTTTCATGTATGGTGAACAGTTCTCCTCTTCCATAATTCTGCTTAAAATATTGATTTGGGCTGAGGCGTTCTTGTTCATTGTCTATCTGCTTGGATTCCTGCTTAATGCTGCCGATATGCAGAAGAAGTTTATGTACGCAACAGGCTTAGGAATTCTCTTAAATATGATTATTAATATATTGTTAATTCCTAAGTTTGGGGCTGTTGGTGCAAGCATCGGGACTGTATCAACTGCTTTTTGCATCTTTATTATGTTAGGATATTATGTGAGGCGGTTGGGGATAAAATTACGGTTTTTTAGAGCGTTAGCCAAGCCTTTGATCGCTTGCATGATTATGAGCATACTGATCTTTGCTTTATATGAACTACCCATTCCTGTGTTGGTTCCTTTATCATCGGTGGTTTATCTCGGAATTCTTTACTTATTCAGAGAGATTGGGAGGGAAGAACTTGATCTACTCAAGATTTTATTAAAGGATTAG
- a CDS encoding class I SAM-dependent methyltransferase, whose product MQSLKTLYERFWGDLYFIRRYEWSEINKHLGNLKGKNALDLACGGGFFTEKLAKKGALAKGIDADENTIKIARKYHNKPNVAFTTAKAEKLPYPRDFFDIVVSVCAMQHFENDEKAMREINRVLKPSGKLILSVDSFSYPGTPLDTVKMHQRKEHVLRLYTKESMKEKLERNGFKVVSSKYIFTSPLSSGILRLRMRSGNMPLLLLFFPLLYYPVRISDFLFKTNKGGYILILAAINTQE is encoded by the coding sequence ATGCAATCCCTCAAAACCCTCTATGAACGTTTCTGGGGAGACCTCTATTTTATCCGTAGGTATGAATGGAGCGAAATCAATAAGCATCTAGGAAACCTAAAAGGGAAAAATGCGCTGGACTTAGCGTGTGGAGGGGGCTTCTTCACTGAAAAACTTGCAAAGAAAGGAGCATTGGCAAAAGGAATTGATGCAGACGAAAACACAATAAAAATAGCAAGAAAATATCACAATAAACCTAATGTCGCATTTACAACAGCCAAAGCAGAAAAATTGCCGTATCCTAGAGATTTCTTTGACATCGTGGTTTCAGTATGCGCCATGCAGCACTTCGAGAATGACGAAAAAGCTATGAGAGAGATAAACAGGGTACTCAAGCCATCCGGAAAGCTCATTTTATCAGTAGACAGTTTCTCATATCCAGGAACCCCTCTTGATACAGTCAAGATGCACCAAAGAAAGGAACATGTCCTGCGCCTCTATACCAAAGAATCTATGAAAGAAAAACTGGAACGAAACGGGTTCAAGGTAGTATCCTCTAAATACATCTTCACCTCACCCCTCTCTTCTGGTATCCTAAGGCTCCGGATGAGATCAGGGAATATGCCTCTTCTATTACTCTTCTTCCCTTTACTCTATTACCCGGTTCGTATCTCAGATTTCCTTTTCAAAACAAACAAAGGAGGATACATACTCATCCTCGCAGCAATAAATACGCAAGAATAA
- a CDS encoding NUDIX hydrolase → MGRLKGIPTVSAIIERRRGGVTEVLVQTRWKPHGDPTYSGTLEIPAGAIERYEDVYHALKREVFEETGLRVATIRPEIKTRRFSPKRDASFAFVPFCCNQQIKGGKPWIGFVFVCEVKEGKLKPQKDEVKDVLWMKRSDLKKIFKKNPKRIFTFQLGVLEHYFNRRKG, encoded by the coding sequence ATGGGCAGATTGAAAGGCATACCTACAGTATCTGCGATTATTGAACGTAGACGCGGAGGGGTAACTGAGGTTCTTGTTCAAACGAGATGGAAGCCTCATGGAGATCCGACTTATTCAGGAACATTAGAGATACCTGCAGGAGCTATAGAGAGATATGAGGACGTGTATCATGCACTTAAGAGAGAAGTTTTTGAAGAAACCGGTTTACGAGTTGCTACGATTAGGCCAGAAATCAAGACTAGAAGGTTTTCTCCAAAACGAGATGCGTCTTTTGCGTTTGTTCCCTTTTGCTGCAACCAGCAAATAAAGGGCGGAAAACCGTGGATTGGCTTTGTTTTTGTATGCGAGGTCAAAGAGGGAAAATTGAAGCCGCAGAAAGACGAGGTTAAGGATGTTCTATGGATGAAGAGATCTGACCTCAAGAAGATATTTAAGAAAAATCCTAAGAGGATTTTTACCTTTCAATTAGGTGTTTTGGAGCATTATTTTAATCGCAGAAAGGGATGA
- a CDS encoding carbamoyltransferase C-terminal domain-containing protein, with the protein MKILGIHLSHDSGAAIIEDGKILVAVNEERLLRIKLYWGIPYKSIDEVFRISGVKPEEIDAVAIANITPGAGANQDFRIPNKRRFVMDQLSKMPSLIGSSAFISAYRVVYSRMKHGKEVIEHIRKKGVNAQVEFVEHHECHAAGAFYTAPFTNFKDCIVVTTDSSGDGLCATVNVVDEHNGLKRVAWTPFYHSPASIYSYITFNMGFVDGRHEGKVTGLAAYGDAKKGYPLFEKMMKTEGMQYRRTPFVKGWGRTAAARVHLLTQHMKREDIAAGLQKRFEEVCRDLVQNSLKEYPRKNVCLAGGGFANVRANQVVSEIEGVEKAYIHPHMGDGGLAVGAALGLWARKTIADGRKPMPVGISHAYFGPEYNEEFIENELKRHNVKYQYVKDIEGWVGQLVANKKIVGRFNGRMEYGPRALGNRSILADPTDKFINAWLNKRLNRTEFMPFAPSILRDAAEDYYADFGSKEIATWFMTITLNSTKRAAEEAPAVNHLDNTARPQTVSSDQNQSYYKILKSYYDITRRPLFVNTSFNMHEEAIVCTPDDALRSLKLGAVDVLAIGNFLAEVR; encoded by the coding sequence ATGAAAATACTCGGGATACACCTGTCTCATGATTCAGGAGCTGCAATCATAGAAGATGGGAAGATTTTAGTGGCTGTAAATGAGGAGCGGCTTCTTCGGATCAAGCTCTATTGGGGGATTCCGTATAAGTCCATTGACGAAGTCTTTAGGATTTCCGGAGTAAAGCCTGAGGAGATTGATGCTGTCGCGATTGCAAATATAACTCCGGGAGCAGGAGCCAACCAGGATTTCAGGATTCCGAATAAAAGGAGATTTGTCATGGATCAATTGAGCAAGATGCCTTCACTCATCGGATCCTCTGCTTTTATTTCTGCGTACCGGGTAGTGTATTCAAGGATGAAGCATGGAAAGGAGGTTATTGAGCATATCAGAAAGAAGGGAGTTAATGCCCAGGTTGAGTTTGTGGAGCATCATGAATGCCATGCTGCGGGCGCGTTTTACACTGCTCCTTTCACTAATTTCAAGGATTGCATTGTTGTTACAACAGACTCAAGCGGGGATGGGTTGTGCGCGACTGTAAATGTTGTAGATGAGCATAATGGATTGAAGCGGGTTGCTTGGACTCCTTTTTACCATTCGCCTGCGTCGATCTACAGTTATATCACTTTTAATATGGGATTTGTTGACGGGAGGCATGAAGGAAAGGTTACAGGATTGGCTGCGTATGGAGATGCAAAGAAGGGGTATCCTCTGTTCGAGAAGATGATGAAGACAGAGGGGATGCAATATCGAAGGACTCCTTTTGTGAAAGGATGGGGGAGGACTGCTGCTGCAAGAGTTCATCTCCTCACCCAACATATGAAAAGAGAAGATATTGCTGCCGGGCTGCAGAAGAGATTTGAAGAGGTGTGCAGGGATCTTGTTCAGAATTCTTTAAAGGAATACCCGAGAAAGAATGTTTGTCTGGCAGGAGGAGGGTTTGCAAATGTGCGGGCGAACCAAGTTGTATCTGAGATTGAGGGTGTCGAGAAGGCCTATATCCACCCTCACATGGGAGACGGAGGATTAGCAGTCGGAGCTGCTTTAGGCTTATGGGCTAGAAAGACCATCGCAGATGGAAGAAAACCAATGCCTGTTGGGATTTCTCATGCGTACTTTGGGCCTGAATACAATGAAGAGTTTATTGAGAATGAATTGAAGAGGCATAATGTGAAGTACCAGTATGTCAAGGATATTGAAGGATGGGTTGGCCAGCTTGTGGCAAACAAGAAGATTGTGGGAAGATTCAACGGAAGGATGGAATACGGTCCAAGGGCTTTGGGCAACAGGTCGATATTGGCTGACCCTACGGATAAGTTCATCAATGCGTGGCTGAACAAGAGGCTTAACAGGACTGAGTTCATGCCTTTCGCTCCTTCAATTTTGCGGGATGCTGCTGAGGACTATTATGCAGATTTTGGTTCTAAAGAGATCGCAACCTGGTTTATGACGATAACGCTGAATTCTACAAAACGGGCTGCTGAAGAAGCTCCTGCTGTCAACCATCTTGACAACACTGCCAGGCCGCAGACAGTATCCAGTGATCAGAACCAGAGTTATTACAAAATCCTGAAGAGCTATTATGATATAACAAGAAGGCCGTTGTTCGTAAATACCTCGTTCAATATGCATGAAGAAGCGATTGTATGCACCCCTGATGATGCCCTAAGGTCATTGAAGCTGGGAGCTGTTGATGTTCTTGCGATAGGGAATTTTTTGGCTGAGGTACGGTAA